The proteins below are encoded in one region of Puntigrus tetrazona isolate hp1 chromosome 5, ASM1883169v1, whole genome shotgun sequence:
- the LOC122345227 gene encoding serine protease FAM111A-like, whose amino-acid sequence MADPSKEVEEDRSSKDVKQERMDDSSEKEAKAVPSKYELQQNTQRKSHIFHFLIKNDKCAVTCDTSMTVLEALMRSNIFKDIKKKNTKKDIVIQRPKGAVPRAAVKTDFPCCLIEKDEILKIQFINNDGDASTEQKTIVHDFYKPETLVTFYIRTTGGDKIKLLMKNKDLRLNVDDVCVYAFKEEDCITALKRDGRFIDDIFKKDCALREMDSETIYEMSNTVEYFDQKHFQIIVRSDNNQPDSLEEVFSDDSIEMEEASAADVKENVQPNQHSINTEQEETKQKKNTMKSNNASTNSPKIIPDSEEILAILRAQFKDLLETLKQRENLKNKSDTLKFFRAEYDKSVQSFSEVKKVKQLMRLSDSVCQIRVEGSPRGTGFLLFDRFILTNAHVIGEFDPFTRKLSKTFTAVFGYEDLDAKEAKYVPVKEHVAAYYHGKINMDRYLDFALLELKDVDEIADCPGLLSRYTHAPPPNRGGICIVGHPGEGVKKMDPCFIIGKEHLQEAAHKHISENVNFIHVMTQQSLAEKWETHDNQFMYNSCFFHGSSGSPVFDENCYLVGVHTGGYAYKGENCKTRSIMEYSYSMQPVLESIIAQAKKSGRADILKLLSEYKTLNPSLKDDDVDMEEAPQNQEDEHE is encoded by the exons GAAAGAATGGATGACTCATCGGAGAAAGAGGCTAAAGCAGTGCCATCAAAATATGAGCTTCAGCAG AACACACAAAGGAAAAGTCATATTTTTCACTTCCTCatcaaaaatgataaatgcgCAGTGACGTGTGATACATCCATGACTGTACTGGAGGCTCTTATGAGGAGCAATATTTTCAAggacattaaaaagaaaaacacaaagaaagacatCGTCATACAGAGACCAAAAGGAGCAGTTCCTAGAGCGGCTGTGAAGACGGATTTCCCCTGCTGTCTTATTGAAAAAGATGAGATCCTAAAAATACAGTTCATCAATAATGATGGGGATGCTTCTACTGAGCAAAAAACAATTGTACATGATTTTTACAAACCTGAAACTTTAGTCACGTTTTACATTCGTACAACAGGAGGGGACAAAATCAAACTGTTAATGAAAAACAAGGATCTGAGGCTGAATGTTGATGATGTTTGTGTGTACGCATTCAAAGAGGAGGACTGTATCACCGCTCTAAAGCGCGATGGACGATTTATTGATGATATATTCAAGAAAGATTGTGCGCTCAGGGAGATGGATAGTGAGACAATCTATGAAATGTCAAACACTGTAgaatattttgatcaaaagCATTTTCAAATCATTGTTAGGAGTGACAACAACCAGCCAGATAGCCTAGAGGAGGTCTTCAGTGATGACAGTATTGAAATGGAGGAAGCTTCAGCTGCTGATGTAAAAGAAAACGTTCAACCTAACCAGCATTCCATCAACACTGAACAagaagagacaaaacaaaagaaaaacacaatgaaatccAACAACGCCTCAACTAATTCTCCGAAAATAATTCCAGACTCTGAAGAGATTCTAGCAATTCTGCGTGCTCAGTTCAAAGACTTACTGGAGACATTAAAGCAGCGAGAGAACCTGAAGAACAAATCTGATACCCTGAAGTTCTTCAGAGCAGAATATGATAAAAGCGTTCAGAGTTTCTCTGAGGTGAAGAAAGTGAAGCAGCTCATGAGACTCTCCGACTCTGTGTGTCAGATTCGAGTGGAGGGGTCCCCCAGAGGAACCGGCTTCTTACTCTTTGACCGATTTATCCTCACCAATGCTCATGTTATTGGAGAATTTGACCCTTTCACCAGGAAGCTTTCAAAGACCTTCACTGCAGTATTTGGTTATGAGGATTTGGACGCAAAGGAGGCCAAGTATGTCCCGGTTAAGGAACATGTGGCAGCATACTATCATGGAAAGATCAACATGGACAGGTATCTTGACTTTGCTCTTCTTGAATTGAAAGACGTAGATGAAATCGCTGACTGTCCTGGACTGCTCAGTCGATACACTCATGCCCCCCCTCCTAACCGTGGTGGGATCTGCATTGTGGGACATCCAGGTGAAGGGGTCAAAAAAATGGACCCCTGCTTCATCATTGGGAAAGAGCACCTACAAGAGGCTGCGCATAAACACATCTCTGAGAATGTCAACTTCATTCATGTGATGACACAACAGTCTTTGGCAGAGAAATGGGAAACGCATGACAACCAGTTCATGTATAACTCTTGTTTCTTTCATGGATCTTCTGGCTCTCCAGTTTTTGATGAAAACTGTTATCTGGTTGGCGTTCACACCGGTGGATATGCGTACAAAggagaaaactgtaaaactagGAGCATTATGGAATACTCCTATTCCATGCAGCCCGTCCTCGAAAGTATCATCGCACAGGCTAAGAAAAGTGGGAGAGCTGACATCTTAAAATTACTCTCtgaatataaaactttaaatccTAGCTTGAAAGATGATGATGTGGACATGGAAGAAGCTCCACAAAATCAAGAAGATGAACATGAATAA